The window GGTCCTCGCGATGGTGCCGAAGGTGGTCCGCGGCACCGACGCCGATGCCCTCGCCGCGGAGCGGGACTCCCTGGTCGCCGCCGGGGTGCCGCACGACCTCGCCGAGCGCTCGGCCGCGATGGACCTCGCGTTCGCGGCGCTCGACATCGTCGAGGTCTCGCGGACGAGCGGGTTCTCCCGCACCGACGTCGCCGAGGTCTACTTCCTGCTCGCCGACGAGCTCGCGATCTCGAAGCTGCTCGCCGCGATCAACGCACTCCCCCGCGACGACCGGTGGAAGGCGACGGCCCGGGCGAGCGTCCGCGAGGACCTGTTCGCCGCACACGCGGCATTGACCGCGGACGTCCTCTCGACCGGCGGCGTCACCGCGACCCCGCGCCAGCGCTACGGGGCCTGGCGGACCGAGGCCGGGGAGGTCGTCGACCGGGCGATGAAGGTCTTCTCCGAGATCACCGCGGCGGAGACCCTGGACCTCGCGATGGCCTCGGTGGCCATGCGCTCGTTCCGGAGCCTGCTCGCCTCCCCGCGCGGCTGACTACCGCTCGGTAACTCCGGGATGCGAGGATTCGGGCGATTCGTCCCGATGCTTGCGAGGAGCCCGCCGTGGCCGAGAAGAACCGCGTGTCCGTGTCCACCGAGATTCACGCCCCGGCCGAGAAGGTCTACGCGATGGTCTCCGACCTCCCCCGCATGGGTGAGTGGTCGACCGAGAACCGCGGCGGCAAGTGGAAGGGCGGCGCCACCGAGGCCGCGCCCGGCGTGAAGTTCAAGGGCAAGAACGCCGTCGGGTGGCGCAAGTGGTCGACCGACGTCACCGTCCTCGAGGCCACCTCGCCGAAGGTCTTCTCCTTCCGCGTCAGCGCCGGTCCGATCGTCCTCTGCGACTGGATCTACGACTTCGAGCCCACCCCGACCGGCTGCAAGGTCACCGAGACCTGGGTCGACCGCCGCATGCCCGGCATGGGCACCGTGGGTCGCGTCGTCAGCGGCGTCAAGGACCGCTCGGTGACGAACAAGATCGCGATGGAGGAGACCCTCGCCAAGGTGAAGGCCGCCGCCGAGCAGGGCTGACTCCCAACTTCTCCTGCGCGCCGCGCCCATCCACCCCGCGGGATGGGCGCGGCGCGCCGCAGTAGTGCTCGAAATCCGGTGTCGTGAACCGAAAGCCCACGGGCACACTCTCGGCATGACCAGCACCGTGATCCCGGGCAACCGCGTCCCGATCCGCATGTGGGCCGACCCGACGTCCGTCGAGGACTCGGCGATGGCGCAGCTGCGGAACGTCGCGAACCTGCCGTGGATCCACGGGGTCGCGGTGATGCCC of the Sporichthya polymorpha DSM 43042 genome contains:
- a CDS encoding SRPBCC family protein; this translates as MAEKNRVSVSTEIHAPAEKVYAMVSDLPRMGEWSTENRGGKWKGGATEAAPGVKFKGKNAVGWRKWSTDVTVLEATSPKVFSFRVSAGPIVLCDWIYDFEPTPTGCKVTETWVDRRMPGMGTVGRVVSGVKDRSVTNKIAMEETLAKVKAAAEQG